In one Streptomyces marincola genomic region, the following are encoded:
- the pglZ gene encoding BREX-2 system phosphatase PglZ: MRLNNATITQYLASRSGLVPGKRRVVLLRAEPVWDGPKDLPWGDGRFASVAAAPSPLAVHELVLAHLGRGGRGPDVLVVLTDREDAELGPDLLAKVYKQRVNTVDTWNVVREAFGAQGVDHWLVEEHWAAEALLDAAPPGGWPALSGEQTLSRREALSALALRRLGMGRYQPERAAAAPGRPHADELDSHTLLRWSLTPGGPERLLALRAPERAGLTRFLGEEAGLAGQALLALVHAEHGQDAVAFGLVCAALWCHAEEASDAGISRVRGRAERWFGDEPPVAGGQLDALATAFGRSCEEFFNGQLLTGRSAADDADAAIRRLTTGVLGRASSFVRQFGAETAARYSPVLLEGLEARFSALGAALLDNDQVRADASVRELNAHALSTQHDIRPRVRRAHMARRLSRWLAMEPEAGCRSVADGIGRHIAETGWVDLALEHVESAGDSDPALRAAYDRVCASVRRHRRAIDERFAGTLATWTASGGSSGAMLTVERFLPDVVAPLVASGSRRLLLLVLDGMSAAVAAELGEELREQWAEYDPWPKARDLPRRRGMAAALPTVTAVSRTSLFAGRLASGGQADEKRDFPAHAFWNGQDAAVFHKSDLRADSGGAPFGPELAEALAGDHTHVAVVLNTIDDRLATEDRAVDGAWRVGDIGKLPELLRAAATHGRAVLLTSDHGHVVDRNSGRVDTERALSARHRLPDGSTSASEVRLTGPRVVTSDPGGDIVALWDTDARYGERRAGYHGGAALAEVAIPVLAFLPLGAQPPAGWRELGSQQPAWWRLDGSASPQPTQPDRSVSEVVQARRRSSRGRRARGTSAVARSHDSLFDMTLAPAHDGALLTPTPVDPHAALAAALLTSDVLGQQREMIARAPSPHQVERAVHALLDAGGTLPVTALAQRVGLPPTRADGFAAKLRQVLNRDSVQVLEPLPDGRTVRLHAALLREQFELD, translated from the coding sequence TTGCGGCTCAACAACGCGACCATCACCCAGTACCTGGCATCGCGGTCAGGACTGGTGCCCGGCAAACGACGTGTCGTGCTGCTGCGAGCGGAGCCCGTCTGGGACGGCCCCAAGGACCTGCCCTGGGGCGATGGACGGTTCGCCTCCGTGGCCGCCGCGCCGTCGCCACTCGCCGTGCATGAACTCGTGCTCGCGCATTTGGGGAGGGGGGGCCGGGGGCCGGATGTCCTGGTGGTCCTCACCGACCGCGAGGACGCCGAACTCGGCCCCGATCTGCTGGCCAAGGTCTACAAGCAGCGGGTCAACACGGTCGACACCTGGAATGTGGTGCGGGAGGCGTTCGGTGCCCAGGGCGTCGACCACTGGCTGGTCGAAGAGCACTGGGCCGCCGAGGCGCTGCTCGACGCCGCGCCACCGGGGGGCTGGCCCGCGCTGTCAGGCGAGCAGACGCTCTCACGCCGCGAGGCGCTGAGCGCGCTGGCCCTCCGCAGGCTCGGCATGGGCCGTTACCAGCCGGAGCGGGCCGCCGCGGCTCCCGGGCGGCCACACGCCGACGAACTGGACTCGCACACGCTGCTGCGCTGGTCCCTCACGCCCGGCGGCCCCGAACGTCTGCTGGCACTACGGGCTCCCGAACGCGCCGGTCTGACCCGGTTCCTCGGAGAGGAGGCCGGCCTGGCGGGGCAGGCACTACTCGCTCTGGTCCACGCGGAGCACGGCCAGGACGCGGTGGCATTCGGGCTGGTGTGCGCCGCCCTGTGGTGCCACGCCGAGGAGGCGTCCGATGCCGGTATCAGCCGGGTACGGGGGCGCGCCGAACGCTGGTTCGGGGACGAACCGCCGGTCGCGGGAGGACAGCTCGACGCGCTCGCGACTGCCTTCGGCCGGTCGTGCGAGGAGTTTTTCAACGGCCAGTTGCTCACGGGCCGGTCCGCCGCGGACGATGCGGACGCAGCCATCCGCCGGCTGACCACGGGCGTGCTCGGCCGGGCGTCCTCGTTCGTCCGGCAGTTCGGTGCGGAGACGGCGGCTCGGTACAGCCCGGTGCTGCTCGAAGGTCTCGAAGCGCGCTTCTCCGCTCTGGGCGCGGCGTTGCTCGACAACGACCAGGTACGGGCCGACGCATCGGTGCGGGAGCTGAACGCGCACGCGCTCAGCACGCAGCATGACATTCGGCCGCGGGTCCGGCGGGCGCACATGGCCCGGCGTCTGTCCCGGTGGCTGGCCATGGAGCCCGAGGCCGGCTGCCGTTCGGTCGCCGATGGCATCGGGCGGCACATCGCCGAGACCGGCTGGGTGGACCTCGCCCTCGAACACGTCGAATCCGCCGGTGACTCCGATCCGGCACTCAGGGCGGCGTACGACAGGGTGTGCGCCTCCGTGCGGCGGCATCGCCGCGCCATCGACGAGCGGTTCGCCGGCACCCTCGCGACGTGGACAGCGAGCGGCGGTTCTTCCGGCGCCATGCTGACCGTGGAACGTTTCCTGCCCGATGTCGTGGCTCCGCTCGTCGCCTCGGGCAGCCGCCGGCTGCTGCTGCTCGTACTGGACGGAATGAGCGCCGCGGTCGCGGCCGAACTGGGCGAAGAACTGCGCGAGCAGTGGGCCGAGTACGATCCGTGGCCGAAGGCCCGGGACCTGCCGCGCCGTCGTGGCATGGCCGCGGCCCTGCCAACGGTCACCGCCGTATCCCGCACATCGCTGTTCGCGGGCCGGCTGGCGTCCGGTGGTCAGGCCGACGAAAAGCGCGACTTCCCCGCACACGCGTTCTGGAATGGCCAGGACGCGGCCGTTTTCCACAAGAGCGACCTACGCGCCGACTCCGGAGGAGCGCCGTTCGGCCCGGAGCTGGCCGAGGCGCTGGCTGGGGACCACACGCATGTCGCCGTCGTCCTCAACACGATCGACGACCGACTGGCCACGGAAGACCGGGCAGTCGACGGTGCCTGGCGGGTCGGCGACATAGGGAAACTTCCCGAGTTGCTGCGAGCAGCCGCCACGCACGGCCGCGCGGTTCTCCTCACCAGTGACCACGGGCATGTCGTCGACCGGAACAGCGGCCGGGTCGACACCGAACGTGCCCTTTCGGCACGCCATCGCCTCCCGGACGGCTCCACCTCCGCGTCCGAGGTCCGGCTCACGGGCCCCCGGGTGGTCACATCCGACCCCGGCGGGGACATCGTCGCGCTCTGGGACACGGACGCCCGTTACGGCGAACGGCGGGCCGGCTATCACGGCGGCGCGGCCCTCGCCGAGGTGGCCATTCCGGTGCTGGCGTTCCTGCCACTGGGAGCGCAACCCCCGGCGGGGTGGCGGGAGCTGGGCAGTCAGCAACCCGCCTGGTGGCGGCTGGACGGGTCCGCCTCCCCGCAGCCGACGCAGCCCGACCGAAGCGTCTCGGAGGTGGTCCAGGCGCGCCGCAGGTCGTCGAGGGGCAGGCGCGCCAGGGGCACGTCGGCTGTCGCGCGGAGCCACGATTCGCTGTTCGACATGACGCTCGCCCCGGCCCACGACGGCGCCCTCCTCACGCCGACGCCAGTCGATCCGCACGCGGCGCTCGCCGCCGCTCTGCTGACCTCCGATGTCCTCGGGCAGCAACGCGAGATGATCGCCCGGGCGCCGTCGCCGCACCAGGTGGAGCGAGCCGTGCACGCGTTGCTGGACGCGGGCGGCACCCTGCCTGTGACCGCCCTCGCCCAGCGCGTGGGACTGCCTCCCACCCGGGCCGACGGTTTCGCCGCCAAGCTACGGCAGGTGCTGAACCGGGACAGCGTGCAGGTGCTTGAGCCGTTGCCGGACGGCCGCACGGTGCGGCTGCACGCCGCCCTGCTCCGGGAGCAGTTCGAGCTGGACTGA
- a CDS encoding type II toxin-antitoxin system VapC family toxin: MPADAPTGQRQGLLDTNIMILRKWLDPAELPDEMAISSLTLAELSAGPHEVRRNDEQDAYDEHAERARRLDVLQRAENEFDPIPFGAEAARVYGRVCAGVIAAGREPRRRVVDLMIAAVAIAEDLPLYTTNPADFAGLDDLLTVVPVTRPATAP, translated from the coding sequence ATGCCCGCTGACGCGCCCACCGGGCAGCGCCAGGGCCTGCTCGACACCAACATCATGATCCTCCGCAAGTGGCTCGACCCCGCGGAGCTGCCCGACGAGATGGCGATCAGCTCGCTCACGCTCGCCGAGCTGTCCGCCGGACCGCACGAGGTGCGACGGAACGACGAGCAGGACGCGTACGACGAGCACGCCGAACGGGCGCGGCGACTCGACGTGCTGCAACGCGCGGAGAACGAGTTCGACCCGATCCCCTTCGGTGCCGAGGCCGCCCGCGTCTACGGGCGCGTGTGCGCCGGCGTGATCGCCGCCGGGCGCGAGCCGCGGCGGCGTGTGGTGGACCTGATGATCGCGGCCGTGGCCATCGCCGAGGACCTACCGCTGTACACAACGAACCCCGCCGATTTCGCCGGATTGGACGACCTCCTTACGGTAGTTCCGGTGACCCGCCCGGCCACCGCCCCCTGA
- the pglY gene encoding BREX-2 system ATPase PglY, with product MDQLTMATQGAPQAPLLRDVIDIKTTISTSDYVLKLAEAVTEEGAAQAVRDYVLTERLLDNFDEALSLIRAALDGRTSKAAYLHGSFGSGKSHFMAVLHALLRGDTAVRGRQDFDPVLARHEWLGTENKRFLLVPYHMLGAKSLEQRVLGDYVRHVKALHPDAPTPQVYRTDALFQDIRALRDRVGDEQFIEGLGGSDGEDEWGDSFAWTPELLDTALAAEELDGSETELNLLNPVTPAELRAKLVQEASATWFPGFTRNAAEDEHGFISLDAGLAVIAEHTRSLGYDALILFMDELILWLANRIHDQRFVSREADKITNFVEGADSRRAVPVVSFIARQRDLRELVGEETSGAAETAIQDSLNLASGRFDKITLEDRNLPQVAHARLLRPKDAGAAAQLEAAFTRIKRAGPHVWDVLLGSDTGTTGADEDAFRLTYPFSPAFMDTLVHISSALQRSRTGLKLMGQLLAKHRDDARLDQVIPLGDLYPVIADGGDRPFVDSLKVEFQAADKLYRTKLRPHLLATYEVTEEDIERFRHRQSPGDDQALRRRCEGFIGDDRLICTLLLSALAPSVPALRDLTNRRLSALNHGAVLTPIPGAEAGVIKAKVEDWAARFPEIKPTGTDVNPGVRLELAGVDVDSVIANANVNNSRANRRSLAKRLLAQELGVELMDRLSADELRHVWRGTHRSAEVVFGEIANPDDLADHEFSPSQEGQWRLLIGLPYREGEFGFAEDGHRVRGFRERASERPRTVAWIPAQLSAARFQDFQRLVVIDYALADQRRFDTVYAQHLNADNRARARALLEGQRESLIRKVKSAFRQAYGCAEKKPSDVEVGIEQHFEPLPEVPDLRVSIGQSLHDAVRHIAGKLLAFQYPAHPDFDPDGTGTAYKPGDVRTVFGHIRAAAESGDRQAEIPAKDRAAMRRLAVPLNIGQQKEAYFRLTSHWPDHFALQARNDGRPGDLSVVQLASWLDEPRPMGLDPLLAHLVIAGWAEMEDRVWVRAGALLDPSPEPAAVKPQDALRSQPLPEEPVWREAGRRFQEIFGEQPPALRRGRLVTQFARQIAEKARRYQPHTADLVKELEKRAAVLDLDGEDESGRLFLARRSRDLLTELAGLDRSTSGGSSAAKRVITAFADFDLGEASASRYGASIKQAEPVAAALAGGAWDMLKLASGYGPEGEAVLAALRGAAGVDQRTTDLGAALREARRGVVAVIERSRVVTEPPRAVPEPRPAAVTSPDAISLATDTARPPVSTRHPIPGGSARRSGGGRTTAARAVAELRAELAALAAAEPDATIEISWRVVE from the coding sequence ATGGACCAGCTGACCATGGCCACGCAAGGAGCACCGCAGGCGCCGCTCCTCCGGGACGTCATCGACATCAAGACGACGATCTCCACCTCCGACTACGTCCTCAAGCTCGCCGAGGCCGTGACCGAGGAGGGCGCCGCGCAGGCGGTGCGGGACTACGTCCTCACCGAGCGGCTGCTGGACAACTTCGACGAGGCGCTGAGCCTGATCAGGGCCGCGCTGGACGGCCGCACCTCGAAGGCCGCGTACCTGCACGGCTCGTTCGGTTCCGGTAAGTCGCACTTCATGGCCGTGCTGCACGCCTTGCTGCGTGGTGACACGGCAGTCCGCGGTCGGCAGGACTTCGATCCCGTCCTCGCCAGGCACGAGTGGCTGGGCACGGAGAACAAGCGTTTTCTGCTGGTGCCGTACCACATGCTGGGTGCCAAGTCGCTGGAGCAGCGGGTGCTCGGCGATTACGTGCGGCATGTGAAGGCGCTGCACCCGGACGCGCCGACGCCGCAGGTGTACCGTACGGACGCGCTGTTCCAGGACATCCGGGCGTTGCGGGACCGGGTGGGCGACGAGCAGTTCATCGAGGGGCTGGGCGGGTCGGACGGCGAGGACGAGTGGGGCGACTCGTTCGCGTGGACACCGGAACTGCTGGACACCGCCCTGGCGGCGGAGGAGCTGGACGGCAGCGAGACCGAGCTGAACCTGCTGAATCCGGTCACACCGGCGGAGCTGCGGGCCAAGCTGGTGCAGGAGGCGAGCGCGACCTGGTTCCCCGGGTTCACCCGGAACGCGGCGGAGGACGAACACGGGTTCATCTCACTCGACGCCGGTCTCGCGGTGATCGCCGAGCATACGAGGTCACTCGGCTACGACGCGCTGATCCTGTTCATGGACGAGCTGATCCTGTGGCTCGCCAACCGCATCCACGACCAGCGGTTCGTGTCCCGCGAGGCCGACAAGATCACGAATTTCGTCGAGGGCGCGGACTCCCGGCGCGCGGTGCCCGTGGTGTCGTTTATCGCCAGGCAGCGCGACCTGCGGGAGCTGGTCGGTGAGGAGACCTCGGGGGCGGCCGAGACGGCCATCCAGGACAGCCTGAACCTGGCGTCCGGCCGGTTCGACAAGATCACGCTTGAGGACCGCAATCTGCCGCAGGTCGCGCACGCGCGCCTGCTGCGTCCCAAGGACGCCGGGGCGGCGGCGCAGCTCGAGGCCGCGTTCACCCGGATCAAAAGGGCAGGGCCGCACGTATGGGACGTGCTGCTCGGGTCCGACACGGGAACGACCGGAGCGGACGAGGACGCGTTCCGGCTGACGTACCCGTTCTCCCCCGCCTTCATGGACACTCTCGTCCACATCTCCTCCGCGCTCCAGCGGTCGCGGACCGGCCTGAAGCTCATGGGCCAGCTGCTGGCGAAGCACCGCGACGACGCCAGGCTGGACCAGGTGATCCCGCTGGGCGACCTGTATCCGGTGATCGCGGACGGCGGCGACCGCCCGTTCGTCGACAGTCTGAAGGTCGAGTTCCAGGCCGCGGACAAGCTGTACCGCACGAAGTTGCGTCCCCACCTGCTGGCCACCTATGAGGTGACCGAGGAGGACATCGAACGGTTCCGCCACCGGCAGTCCCCCGGCGATGACCAGGCGCTGCGACGCCGCTGCGAGGGGTTCATCGGCGACGACCGGCTGATCTGCACGCTGCTGCTGTCCGCGTTGGCGCCGAGTGTTCCCGCGCTGCGGGACCTGACCAACCGGCGGCTGAGCGCGCTGAACCACGGCGCGGTGCTGACCCCGATCCCCGGTGCCGAGGCCGGCGTCATCAAGGCCAAGGTCGAGGACTGGGCGGCACGGTTCCCGGAAATCAAGCCGACCGGCACCGACGTCAACCCGGGCGTACGACTGGAACTCGCCGGTGTCGATGTCGACTCGGTCATCGCCAACGCCAACGTGAACAACAGCCGCGCGAACCGGCGGTCCCTCGCCAAACGGCTCCTCGCGCAGGAGCTGGGCGTCGAGCTGATGGACCGGCTCTCCGCCGACGAGCTGCGGCACGTGTGGCGCGGCACCCACCGCAGCGCGGAAGTCGTCTTCGGCGAGATCGCCAACCCGGACGACCTGGCCGACCACGAGTTCTCCCCGAGCCAGGAGGGCCAGTGGCGGCTGCTGATCGGGCTGCCTTACCGGGAGGGCGAGTTCGGCTTCGCCGAGGACGGGCACCGGGTGCGCGGCTTCAGGGAGCGTGCCAGCGAACGGCCGAGGACGGTCGCGTGGATTCCGGCCCAGTTGTCCGCCGCACGCTTCCAGGACTTCCAGCGGCTCGTCGTCATCGACTACGCCCTCGCCGACCAGCGCCGTTTCGACACGGTGTACGCCCAGCACCTGAACGCGGACAACCGGGCACGCGCCCGGGCCTTGCTCGAGGGGCAGCGCGAGTCACTGATCCGCAAGGTGAAATCCGCGTTCCGGCAGGCGTACGGCTGCGCCGAGAAGAAGCCGAGCGATGTCGAGGTCGGGATCGAGCAGCACTTCGAGCCACTGCCCGAGGTGCCCGACCTGCGCGTGTCCATCGGGCAGTCGCTGCACGACGCCGTGCGGCACATCGCGGGCAAGCTGCTGGCCTTCCAGTACCCGGCGCACCCTGATTTCGACCCGGACGGCACCGGCACGGCCTACAAGCCGGGTGACGTGCGGACTGTGTTCGGGCACATCAGGGCCGCCGCCGAATCCGGCGACCGGCAGGCGGAGATTCCCGCCAAGGACCGGGCGGCGATGCGTCGCCTGGCGGTGCCGCTGAACATCGGACAGCAGAAGGAGGCGTACTTCCGGCTCACCAGCCACTGGCCCGACCATTTCGCCCTCCAGGCCCGCAACGACGGACGGCCGGGCGACCTGAGCGTCGTCCAGCTGGCCTCCTGGCTGGACGAGCCACGCCCGATGGGACTCGACCCGCTGCTCGCCCACCTGGTCATCGCCGGCTGGGCCGAAATGGAGGACCGGGTGTGGGTGCGGGCCGGAGCCCTGCTCGACCCCTCCCCCGAGCCTGCCGCCGTGAAGCCCCAGGACGCGTTGCGGTCCCAGCCGTTGCCGGAGGAACCGGTGTGGCGGGAGGCGGGCCGCCGCTTCCAGGAGATTTTCGGTGAACAGCCGCCGGCCCTCCGACGCGGCCGGCTGGTCACCCAGTTCGCCCGGCAGATCGCGGAGAAGGCCAGGCGCTATCAGCCGCACACCGCCGATCTCGTCAAGGAGCTGGAGAAACGCGCGGCTGTCCTTGATCTGGACGGGGAGGACGAGTCGGGCCGGTTGTTCCTCGCCCGCCGGTCGCGGGACCTGCTCACCGAGTTGGCCGGCCTCGACCGAAGCACCTCCGGTGGTTCGTCCGCGGCCAAGCGTGTCATCACCGCCTTCGCCGACTTCGACCTCGGCGAGGCGTCCGCCAGCCGTTACGGCGCTTCCATCAAGCAGGCCGAGCCGGTGGCCGCCGCGCTCGCCGGCGGCGCCTGGGACATGCTCAAGCTCGCCTCCGGTTACGGACCCGAGGGCGAGGCGGTCCTGGCGGCGCTGCGCGGCGCGGCCGGCGTCGACCAGCGCACTACGGATCTCGGTGCGGCCCTGCGGGAGGCCAGGCGCGGAGTCGTCGCGGTCATCGAACGCAGCCGGGTGGTCACCGAGCCACCGCGGGCGGTTCCCGAGCCGAGACCCGCGGCGGTCACTTCCCCCGACGCCATCAGCCTGGCCACCGACACGGCTCGCCCCCCGGTGTCGACCCGGCACCCGATTCCGGGCGGCTCGGCGCGACGCTCCGGCGGAGGACGGACCACCGCGGCCCGTGCGGTCGCGGAACTTCGCGCCGAACTGGCCGCCCTCGCCGCTGCCGAGCCGGACGCCACCATCGAGATCAGCTGGCGGGTCGTCGAGTGA